A section of the Scomber scombrus chromosome 24, fScoSco1.1, whole genome shotgun sequence genome encodes:
- the map3k2 gene encoding mitogen-activated protein kinase kinase kinase 2 yields the protein MGESSSLASWVNRCATMMDEQEALNSIMQDLAELHRSSRPATFLSDLGKPKASSPKNQNDVRVKFEFKGEKRILQFPRPVKLDDLKSKAKVAFGQTMDLHYTNNELVIPLTTQDDLDKAVELLDRSVHMKSLKILLVLQISSQNSSSNMDLLPSEELDNTGFRVADKKSMLALIGSQSTDRSSPPPGYIPDALQQVARNGSFTSINSEGEFIPESMDQMLDPLSMSSPENSASGSCPSLDSPLDSDYPKSRMPRAQSYPDNHQDFPEYDIPVFEKSGKGGTYPRRYGIPFGLQDYSDGRKTFPRARRTQVHGFRSPVSFSPTEQSPSTSSGSSVFTPDLEDVPGPARRPRRGSDIEPNQNPNAAPTLSVMDISPPSRSPRAPTNWRLGKLLGQGAFGRVFLCYDADTGRELAVKQVQFDPESPETSKEVSALECEIQLLKNLCHERIVQYYGCLRDTMERTLSIFMEYMPGGSIKDQLKSYGALTENVTRRYTRQILEGVSYLHSNMIVHRDIKGANILRDSVGNVKLGDFGASRRLQTICLSGTGIKSVTGTPYWMSPEVISGEGYGRKADIWSVGCTVVEMLTQRPPWAEFEAMAAIFKIATQPTNPVLPAHVSDHCRDFLKRIFVETKQRPSADELLRHIFVH from the exons AACGATGTACGAGTCAAGTTCGAGTTCAAAGGGGAAAAGAG GATCCTGCAGTTCCCTCGACCGGTCAAGCTGGACGACCTGAAGTCGAAAGCTAAAGTGGCTTTCGGTCAGACGATGGACCTTCACTACACCAACAACGAG ttgGTGATTCCTCTGACGACTCAGGACGACCTGGACAAAGCCGTAGAGCTGCTGGATCGCAGCGTTCACATGAAGAGCCTGAAGATCCTCCTGGTGCTCCAGATCTCCTCACAG aactcttcCTCCAACATGGACCTCCTGCCGTCCGAGGAGCTGGACAACACGGGCTTCAGGGTGGCGGACAAGAAGAGCATGCTGGCTTTAATAG GCTCCCAGTCGACGGACCGCAGCTCTCCTCCGCCGGGTTACATCCCCGACGCTCTGCAGCAGGTGGCGAGAAACGGCTCCTTCACCAGCATCAACAGCGAGGGAGAGTTCATCCCCGAGAGCATGGACCAG ATGTTGGACCCGCTGTCTATGAGCAGTCCAGAGAACTCGGCGTCTGGAAGTTGTCCCTCGTTAGACAGTCCGTTAGACAG TGATTACCCAAAGTCAAGGATGCCCCGAGCACAGAGCTACCCAGACAACCACCAGGACTTTCcag AGTACGACATCCCAGTATTTGAGAAGTCGGGTAAAGGAGGGACGTACCCGCGGCGATACGGCATTCCCTTCGGCCTTCAAGATTACAGCGACG GGAGGAAGACTTTCCCTCGGGCTCGGCGGACGCAGGTTCACGGCTTCCGCTCGCCGGTCAGCTTCAGCCCCACCGAGCAGTCGCCCAGCaccagcagcggcagcagcgtCTTCACCCCCGACCTCGAGGATGTTCCGGGCCCCGCCAGGCGGCCGCGGCGGGGCAGCGACATCGAGCCCAACCAGAACCCGAACGCCGCCCCGACCCTGTCCGTCATGGACATCAGTCCGCCCAGCCGCT CTCCTCGCGCTCCGACCAACTGGCGGCTCGGGAAGCTTTTGGGTCAAGGCGCCTTCGGTCGGGTTTTCCTCTGTTACGACGCAGATACTGGACGGGAACTGGCAGTAAAACAGGTCCAGTTTGACCCGGAGAGTCCGGAGACCAGCAAG gAGGTGAGCGCTCTGGAGTGTGAAATCCAGCTCCTGAAGAACTTGTGCCACGAGCGGATCGTCCAGTACTACGGCTGCCTGCGAGACACGATGGAGCGAACGCTGTCCATCTTCATGGAGTACATGCCTGGA GGATCCATTAAAGACCAGCTGAAGTCGTACGGAGCGCTGACGGAGAACGTGACGCGCCGCTACACCCGGCAAATCCTGGAGGGAGTTTCCTACCTGCACAGCAACATGATCGTCCACAGAGACATCAAAG GGGCAAACATCCTTCGGGACTCGGTGGGAAACGTGAAGCTCGGAGACTTCGGGGCGAGTCGGCGGCTGCAGACCATCTGTCTGTCAGGAACAGGCATCAAATCTGTGACCGGCACCCCCTACTGGATGAGCCCGGAAGTGATCAGCGGAGAGGGATACGGCAGGAAGGCCGACATCTG GAGTGTCGGCTGCACCGTAGTCGAGATGCTGACCCAGCGACCCCCGTGGGCGGAGTTCGAGGCCATGGCGGCCATCTTTAAGATCGCCACTCAGCCCACGAACCCCGTGCTGCCCGCTCATGTGTCGGACCACTGCCGAGACTTCCTCAAACGCATCTTTGTAGAGACCAAGCAGCGGCCGTCTGCCGATGAGCTACTGAGGCACATCTTTGTACATTAA